A genome region from Setaria italica strain Yugu1 chromosome III, Setaria_italica_v2.0, whole genome shotgun sequence includes the following:
- the LOC101773067 gene encoding uncharacterized protein LOC101773067, which translates to MEYKARRRHVPAFGEWNYYYSSSSPEEPQLQYSGAAAGDSGSWWYAAAEPEACSDAWFRYSPPPRSRPPAPKKPRRPAVAVPVDQNLPYCDGGNGGVPMTEVRARASVAGAAAVARAAPAKGGRRVVRPVDADLYRVPQPEDTTVSRRPRRKRASRSLWMGCLGGFNCVA; encoded by the exons ATGGAGTAcaaggcgaggcggcggcacgTGCCGGCGTTCGGGGAGTGGAACTACTACTACTCCTCGTCCTCCCCAGAGGAGCCGCAGCTGCAGTactccggcgccgcggcgggcgacTCCGGCTCCTGGTGgtacgcggcggcggagccggaggcCTGCAGCGACGCCTGGTTCAGGtactcgccgccaccgcgcagcaggccgccggcgcccaagAAGCCGCGGAGGCCAGCGGTCGCGGTCCCGGTGGACCAGAATTTGCCGTACTGCGACGGCGGGAACGGGGGCGTGCCGATGACGGAGGTTCGGGCGAGGGCGTCcgtcgccggtgccgccgcggtggcgcgcgcggcgcctgcAAAGGGCGGCCGCAGGGTGGTCAGGCCCGTCGACGCGGACCTCTACCGGGTGCCGCAGCCGGAGGACACCACTGTCTCCCGCCGGCCGAGACGT AAGAGGGCGTCGAGGAGCCTTTGGATGGGTTGCTTGGGTGGCTTCAACTGCGTCGCCTGA